The following coding sequences lie in one Montipora foliosa isolate CH-2021 chromosome 11, ASM3666993v2, whole genome shotgun sequence genomic window:
- the LOC137976630 gene encoding uncharacterized protein, producing the protein MVAMKCVFFLGLMLLGVRAKEKDKKWAKKLYEVLMARNSYLGKLEDIKKEITTKNVEDLIAVMTTVPANLKGIDNLDVSTVETDRKTLRELFKEPEEPIVTKFFDSKKLKANYVTRGLGFILRTLRASYDYRCIKVLLSPPQKKPTNLAIPIDTLCSRIKEDLAKQDKFTFSTNKICNNIKQCTGAETPYPYGDKEGTNAKDACTEKDQCDVGKAIPMMGALLWYKISDFIAQSFCSNSLAQPEKAVLQTNLEEIENMANLIMAYASTFYWKDFFEKAVSVNAFSNLKSAMSLVQERENSLGFVSLACNEIQAEDMCDVGGIHIMYQSLKNVENDRLNPTGTRNLRLYSKTNQAKMIELKSNALNHIELLGHIRKLDDNLRAAVKGISKYFYGLAKYDQGIADADVTFLSDKLTKFGTDAGTLSEKVEKDIKAAMTALLVTQAAQVIEESAILKLKIAQQMNPAKVIFSGVEAGEVYEQTAEVARAIQELARGSALMANLHKVYADTSSLAKDFMNNANQIKKLDKMVEAIKKNEVDKIGIDADKFVKAYGDYTPKVQRSRLAKNDALWAAFKESTCELLFGAQGVAAAVSQGVVGGMLLCEKLEGTLAEFGTLRENIFDFQFELVDALARVMRGQVAMKLSQSITVKNDLLDASKLMLGFFMTQYRLQSQALLYCDKLRYLNQGNIIDACQSTGFFSEDTLDNLIAYDPDVTYDLEERFVYIPTRPQFPGDQGFINLPALSKGQPVTFRLPADRAWLRKYNWLTKDEFLAPFVESFKVYLPLKEYKTGSEREYSKTRIHLTSVASSAFSAKSDVVYNLPLEDSTYNTIYSLGFDRCPEGKDIANPYSLCNNLPRMCDTNTRVPPLTKSIMPTILSTWKLSYSMEAGDADVTWNAPNPATNLLCIAKVKLRFLHSNRRRILGYQRDEAPSRCCTGNTYRKEWKDRACVACPSKPPTDSVSMLRGYYCEKGDEPVAGEPPESPPNA; encoded by the coding sequence ATGGTAGCCATGAAATGTGTTTTCTTCCTTGGTTTGATGCTCCTCGGAGTACGtgccaaagaaaaagataagAAATGGGCAAAGAAATTATATGAGGTTCTTATGGCAAGAAATTCTTACCTTGGGAAGCTCGAAGAtatcaagaaagaaataacaaCGAAAAACGTAGAGGATCTGATTGCAGTAATGACGACTGTTCCAGCTAACCTTAAAGGAATCGATAACCTTGATGTATCTACAGTGGAAACAGACAGGAAAACGCTTAGGGAACTTTTTAAAGAACCAGAAGAACCCATTGTCACGAAGTTCTTCGATAGTAAGAAACTGAAGGCAAATTACGTAACACGCGGGCTTGGCTTCATCTTGAGGACTTTAAGAGCCTCTTACGATTATCGCTGCATCAAAGTATTGTTATCTCCTCCTCAGAAAAAGCCGACCAATCTCGCGATACCCATAGATACCTTGTGCTCTCGAATAAAAGAGGATCTGGCCAAGCAAGATAAATTCACCTTCTCCACAAACAAAATTTGCAACAACATAAAACAGTGCACTGGAGCCGAGACACCTTATCCTTATGGAGACAAAGAGGGCACAAATGCAAAGGATGCTTGTACAGAAAAAGACCAGTGTGACGTGGGAAAAGCGATTCCAATGATGGGGGCCTTGCTTTGGTACAAGATCAGTGATTTTATAGCGCAGAGCTTTTGTAGTAATTCCCTTGCCCAACCAGAAAAGGCCGTTTTGCAAacaaatctggaggaaatagAGAACATGGCAAACTTGATTATGGCATATGCCAGCACGTTTTACTGGAAAGACTTTTTTGAGAAGGCAGTCAGTGTAAATGCCTTCTCCAACTTAAAAAGCGCCATGTCCTTAGTACAAGAGCGGGAGAACTCGCTGGGTTTTGTTTCCTTGGCCTGCAATGAGATCCAAGCGGAAGATATGTGTGACGTTGGAGGCATTCATATAATGTATCAATCTTTAAAGAACGTGGAAAACGATCGCCTGAATCCTACGGGAACGCGTAATTTGCGACTCTATTCCAAAACTAACCAAGCAAAGATGATTGAACTTAAATCGAATGCCTTGAATCACATCGAACTTTTGGGTCACATTCGAAAACTCGATGACAATCTGCGCGCGGCCGTAAAAGGTATTTCTAAGTATTTCTATGGTCTTGCAAAATACGATCAAGGTATTGCGGATGCCGACGTTACATTCCTCTCGGACAAACTGACAAAATTTGGCACAGATGCAGGCACATTGTCAGAGAAAGTTGAAAAAGACATAAAGGCTGCTATGACTGCCTTACTGGTTACTCAGGCGGCCCAAGTTATAGAAGAAAGCGCCATTTTAAAACTCAAAATTGCCCAGCAGATGAATCCTGCGAAGGTAATTTTTAGCGGGGTTGAGGCTGGGGAGGTGTACGAGCAAACGGCAGAGGTCGCCAGGGCCATACAAGAGCTCGCAAGAGGTTCTGCTCTAATGGCCAATCTACATAAAGTGTACGCAGACACTTCATCTTTGGCTAAAGACTTCATGAATAACGCGAATCAGATTAAAAAACTTGATAAGATGGTGGAAGCTATTAAGAAAAACGAGGTCGACAAAATCGGAATTGATGCAGATAAGTTTGTCAAAGCGTATGGAGACTACACACCCAAGGTTCAAAGGTCACGCCTTGCTAAGAATGACGCTTTGTGGGCTGCCTTTAAAGAGTCGACTTGCGAATTGCTTTTTGGAGCACAAGGTGTTGCGGCTGCCGTAAGTCAGGGGGTGGTAGGAGGGATGCTTTTATGTGAAAAACTGGAAGGAACCCTCGCTGAATTTGGCACCCTCCGAGAAAACATATTTGATTTTCAGTTTGAACTAGTTGACGCCCTAGCTCGTGTTATGCGTGGCCAGGTCGCCATGAAGTTATCGCAGTCTATAACGGTGAAGAATGATCTCCTAGATGCAAGTAAGCTTATGTTAGGATTCTTCATGACTCAATATCGGCTTCAGTCGCAGGCGTTGTTGTATTGTGATAAATTGCGATATCTGAATCAAGGCAATATAATAGATGCCTGTCAATCGACTGGATTTTTCAGCGAAGATACCTTAGACAACCTAATCGCCTATGATCCCGACGTTACATACGATTTAGAAGAACGATTTGTGTACATACCGACGCGTCCTCAATTCCCTGGTGATCAAGGCTTTATTAATCTGCCAGCTTTATCAAAAGGACAACCTGTTACTTTTCGGCTTCCGGCAGACAGAGCATGGTTGCGAAAGTACAACTGGTTAACGAAGGATGAATTTTTGGCACCATTTGTGGAAAGTTTCAAAGTGTACCTTCCACTGAAGGAATATAAAACAGGAAGTGAGAGAGAATATTCAAAAACCCGAATCCATTTAACATCCGTGGCCAGCAGCGCTTTTTCCGCAAAATCCGATGTCGTGTACAACCTGCCCCTTGAAGATAGTACATACAATACCATATACAGCCTGGGTTTTGACAGATGTCCAGAAGGAAAAGACATCGCCAACCCTTATAGTCTGTGCAACAATCTACCAAGAATGTGCGACACCAACACAAGGGTGCCTCCACTCACGAAGAGTATCATGCCCACAATCCTTTCGACATGGAAACTAAGCTATTCAATGGAGGCGGGAGATGCTGATGTAACCTGGAATGCCCCGAATCCTGCCACAAATCTACTTTGCATTGCAAAGGTGAAGCTTAGGTTCCTTCATAGCAACAGAAGGCGGATATTGGGGTATCAAAGAGATGAAGCGCCTTCCAGATGTTGCACTGGAAACACCTACAGAAAGGAATGGAAAGATAGAGCTTGTGTTGCGTGCCCTTCAAAGCCTCCCACCGATTCTGTTTCGATGTTGAGAGGGTATTACTGCGAAAAAGGAGACGAACCGGTAGCCGGGGAGCCACCTGAGAGTCCCCCAAATGCTTAA